DNA from Aliarcobacter butzleri:
AAAAGCACAAGGTTTAGAAAAGAATCACTTAATAACTGCTTCAGTTATTGCTGCAACTTTAATGATGTATTTAAGACTTATAATAATTTCATATATTTTTAATGTTGAAGTTGTAAAAACTATATTGATTCCATTTTTAGCTCTAGCATTTATTTGTGCAATAATTACTCTTGTATATTATAAAAAAGCTTCAAATGGTGTGAGTAATATTGAAGTTGAGGATTCAAATCCTTTAGAATTAGGAACTGCATTTATTTTTGCATTTTTATTTATTATTACTATGTTAATCACAAATTTTGTTGTAGATAATTATGGTTCATCTGGATTAAAATTCCTATCTATAATAATTGGATTTACAGATATTGACCCTTTTATTTTATCTTTATTAACAGGAAAATATTCTATTGATTCATCAGTTATTGCTTCAGCTATAATAATTGCTGCAGGAAGTAATAATATTTTAAAAGCTGTATATACAATTTGGTTTGGAAAAGATAAAACAATTTCTAGCTTTGTTTGGCTCTCAATTTTAGGTATTTTGACAATTTTAGTAGGCTTTTTTATATAATTCATTATTAAAGTGTTACCATTTGATAAAATTTTTAAATTAAACTTGAAAACTAATCAAAAATAAATGAAAAATAGATATAATCACTCATACAAAAATATTGATAATCGATGAGTATAAAACTTACAGCAGAAGTTTAACTAAAACACCTATACTCATCGCTTATTGATTACAACTTCATCTCTTTTAAATAATCACTAATTTTTGGAATATAATCTTTTCTACAAACTAAACAAGTTGGAATATTTGCTTCTTTTTTAGGTAAAACAGTGATTTTTATATCTTTATCATAACCCATCTTTTTTACGATACTTGTAGGAAGTAAACTTTTTCCCATTCCTACTTTTATACAAGAAAGAATAGTTTCTAAACTCCCAAAAGATAGAGACTTTTCTACATAAATATTTTTTTGTTTGTAATAATCTTTTAAAAATTCATCATAAATACAGCCTTCTTTAAAAGTTAAAGTTACATTTGGAGTATTATCTCCTTGTGGTTCAAGTATGGCTATTTCTTCTTCATATTTTTTTAAAACCATTAAAGAATCATTTTTTGGTTCACCACTAATAAATGCAATATCAACTTTATAATCTAAGATAAGTTGAGTAACACTTTTTGTAGTTCCTGTAAAAAGTTCAAGTTGCATTTGAGGAAAATCTTCATGAAGTTTTAATAAAAAAGGAGAGATTCTTACAACAGCATTACAATCCGTTGAACCAATTTTCAAAGAATTTATCTCATTTTCATTCGTAAGACTTGAAATACAATTTTCCATTTTATGTATTAGTTCTATTGCTTGAGGATAAAACTTTTCACCTGATTTTGTGAGAATCACACCTTTGGGAACTCTATGAAAAAGTTCTAAGGTTAAAATCTTTTCTAATTGTTTTACTCTTGAAGTTACATTTGATTGAGTACATTTTAATTCATTTGATGCAAGAGAAATACTTTTATTATTTGCAACACTTACAAAAACTTTTAATAAATTCAAATCCATATCATTTTTCCTTATATCACCTATCATTATTGATTATTTGACACTAGATTACTATTCGTGATATTATAACAAAATTTGAGAGAGATAGGATTTTAAGATGAGTAGATTGTTTGATAGGAACGATAATCTAGCAATTTTAATTGCAGGGATTTTTTCAATTATTATAGGAATTGGAGTAGCAAGATTTGCTTTTACAGGTCTTATTCCTCCAATGCTTGAAGATCATTTAAGTATTAAATTTGTAGGTATTTTAGCTTCATTAAATTTTGCAGGATATTTAACAGGTTCGATTTTATCTGTATTTTTAAAAGATATAAATCAAAAAGTACTTTTTTATAGAATGGGAATAGTTTTAGCAATAGCAACTACTTTTGTTTTAGGTTTTAGCACAAATGATACTTTTTGGATGATTTCAAGAGTTTTAGGTGGATTTGCAGGAGCAATGGCTTTAGTAGTTGGTTCAGCTATTGTTATGACAAAACTCAAAATGGAAAGTAAAACAAAAGCTATGGGGATTCATTTTAGTGGTATAGGATTTTCTATTTTAACGACAGATTTAATAGCAAGATATGTTTTAAGTTTGGGATATACTTGGCAAGATTCTTGGATAGTTTTATCAATATTTGCAATAGTTTTAGCAAGTTATGCAATCTATATTTTATCTTTTGATAAAGAAGTTAAACAAAATGTTGTAAAACATAAATTTGATTTTTCTATTTTTACTTTTTTTGTGATTTTATTGATTATGGCTTATTTTACAGAAGGTGTAGGATTTGTAGTTCAAGCAACGTTTTTACCTGATATTGTAAATACTCTTCCTGGACTTGAAGGTTATGGAAGTTTAACTTGGACTTTAGTTGGTCTTGCTGGAATACCATCTTGTATAATTTGGATGAGATTAGCTCATAATTATGGAAGTATAAATATGATTATTATAGCTTTACTTCTTCAAGCAATTGGTATTTTAATTCCCGCATTTACAAGTAATATTTATTTAAATTTATTAAGTGGTGTTTTGTATGGTGGTACTTTTATAGGTTTAGTTGCGCTTTTTATGAATCTTGGTGGACAATTATCTCATGGAAATCCAGTGATTTTAATGGGTGCTTTAACTACTTCTTATGGTGTAGGACAAGTTATCGCTCCTTTATATAGTGTATATTTAATTGAAAAGTTTGGCAATTATGATTATGCTTTATATCTTACTGCCTTTATTGTTTTAGGTGGAATATTGTTATTATTTATTGCAAAAAAGTTCGAAAAAGAGAGGATTTAAGGTAAATATCACCCTAATGGGTGATAGACAAAGAAAAAAAAATAAAATATAATCTTACTAATTAATTAACAAGGAGAGACCTATGTCACAAGTAGGAGTAGTTAAAATTTTAGAAGGAGGAGTATTTTATGCAAAGGATTCTTCTGGAAATATTAGAGAACTAAATATCGGAGATGTAATATTAGAAAATGAAGTAGTATTTGGAGATAGTTCAAATCCTACTTCTGCAAAAGTTGAAATGGAATTATCTGGAAATGATGTAATAGTTTTAAATCAAGGACAACAACAATTAATAGATTCTTCTTTAAATGAAGTTACTTTTGGAAATGAAGAAGTAATTTTTACAAAAAATGATATACAAAATGCATGGAATAATACTACAAATGACGTAAGTGATGATATGGAGACAGCTGCAGGTGATCCAACGCAACAAGAAACACAAGCAGGACAAGAAGAACCAACAGAAGAAGGAAGAGTTGCTGCTAGATTCAGTGCTAGAGATGGAAATTCTACAAATGTTGTAAGTGATTTAAGAGATGCTTCTTGGACGGAAGAACAAACTACTATTATTCCTGACCTAGAAGACAAATTAATAGAACAACCTTTACCAATAGTTTTTACAGTTATTGATGGTGATAATGTAGTGTGGGAAGGAAATACTGGAACTTATACTGTAAAAGCTGTAGATGCTGCAGGAAATCCAATAATTGTTAATCAAGATACAATAGTATATGTTAGGTACACAAATATAGAAACTGATGACAATGATACACAATATACTCATAATACAACAATAGAAGTAGTTATTAAAGCTGGAACTAGCCAAGCTACATTTACTGTACAAACAAAAGATGATTATCTAGCTGATAATGATGAAAGATTTAATTTAGAAATTACAGGTAATAACTCTACAGAATTTGATATGAGAACAGGAAATCAAACTGGTGGACAAACAAATGTAGATACGAAAATACTAGATAATTCAAATCCAAGTAACCCAGGAGGAGAAGATGGAGGGTATGGAAGTGAAGATACAGTATATGCAATAATAGAAGGGACAACAACAGTAAATGAAGGTGACTCAGCTCAATATATTGTAAAATTAGTAGATAAAGATGGAAATCCTGTAACTGTAACAAAAGATACAGAAGTAACTATAAAATATACAAACAAAACAACTCAAGATGGTGATACTCAATATAAAGATAACGATACAATAAAAATTACTATTAAAGCTGGTGAAAATTCGTCAGATAAATTTGATGTTGATACAATTGATGATTATTTAGCAGATAATGGAGAAAAATTTAATTTAGGAATTACAAATGTTGATGATCAAGGACAATTTGAAAAAGTAAATATTGGTGATATAAATGGTGATAAAACAAATGTTGATACAACAATCTTAGATAATACAACTGATAAACCAAATGAAAATAGTACAGTAGAAAGTAATCAAGAAAATGTAATTTTAAAAATAGTAGCAGTTGGAGAAGATGGAAATCCAATAATTAAAGATGGTAAATACACATTTGAAAATAATGTAGCTGAAGGTTCAAATGCAAAATATATGGTATTAGCATTTAAACCAGCTACAACGGAATTTAAAACAACAGATGTAGTTGATACTCAAGCTGGAACAGTTACTATAAAAACAACTGATGATACGGCAAAAACAACTGGAACAAAAGATAATGCAGAACTTGATTACGTATCTGAAACTTCAAAAACTGTAACTCTTGGAGAAGTATTTGAGATAAAAACTTTAGATGATTATTTAAAAGATGATGGAGAAAAATATAAAGTATCAATAAATGATAAAACTTATGAACATCCAGCATCAGGTGCAATTTATGAAAATGTGGTTACAAATACTGATCCAGTAACAACAACAATTAAAGATAATACAACACCAAATACAGAAACAAATGTAGAAGATGTAAAAATAGTACTTGTAGCTGTATCATCTGTTACAACTACAATTGCTGATATTACAAACTCAGATGGAACACTAAAAGTTACAAATACAAATGAAACGCCAGAAGGTGGAAAATTATATTATATTGCAGTTGCAGTTGATAAAGATGGAAAACCTTTAGCTACTCAAGGTGGAGATGTTACAATAAATTATGGAACTACATCAACTACTTCAGATAAAGATGCAACAGCTGGTGTAGATTATGATAATACTACAAAAGTAACTACAAAAGTAGGTGTTGTATTTGAAGTAAAAACAAAAGATGATTATTATGCTGAAGGAGATGAAAACTTTACTGTAAAAATTACAGATTTAAAAAATTCACCATATGAAACACCATCTATTGATACAACAAAAGATACTGTAACTTCAACAATAAAAGACAATGCACCAACAATAAATGGAACAGTTGTTTCAGGTGGTGAAGATACAGATGGAAATACTTATGGAGCAGAAGATACAGTATATGCAATCATTACTGGAGAAACAACAGTAAATGAAGGAGGAGTTGTTACATACACAGTTAAACTAGTTGATAAAGATGGTAATACTGTAATTCCAACAAAAGAAACAACAGTTACTGTAACTTATACAAATATTGGAACAACATCAACAGATGATACAAATAAAACAAATAATCAAGAAATAGCTGTAAAAATAGATGCTTCAGGGAAAGGAACATTTACTGTAGAAACAAAAGATGATTATTATGCAGAAGCTGATGAAAACTATAATGTAAAAATTACAAATGTACAAAATACGGGTGAATTTGAAAATGTAAAATTTGATAGTTATCCAAATACTATTCCAAATAATCCATCAAACAACGTTACTACAACGATTAAAGATAATCCATCAAAAGTTGAACAACCAGATACTGGAACAGGAAATGATGATCCAATAAATGGAAGTTATGGAAAAGAAGATACAGTATATGTAAAAATTGAAGGTAATCCAACTGTAGTTGAAGGTGGAAAATTATCGCATACTGTAACACTTGTAGATAAAGATGGAAATCTTGTAACTATTCCAACTGGAGAAAGTGTAACAGTAACATTAACTTATACTATTAAACAAGATGGAGGTAGTTCAGATGATTATGTTACTAAAACAGAAACTATTACAATAAAAGGTGGA
Protein-coding regions in this window:
- a CDS encoding LysR family transcriptional regulator, whose protein sequence is MDLNLLKVFVSVANNKSISLASNELKCTQSNVTSRVKQLEKILTLELFHRVPKGVILTKSGEKFYPQAIELIHKMENCISSLTNENEINSLKIGSTDCNAVVRISPFLLKLHEDFPQMQLELFTGTTKSVTQLILDYKVDIAFISGEPKNDSLMVLKKYEEEIAILEPQGDNTPNVTLTFKEGCIYDEFLKDYYKQKNIYVEKSLSFGSLETILSCIKVGMGKSLLPTSIVKKMGYDKDIKITVLPKKEANIPTCLVCRKDYIPKISDYLKEMKL
- a CDS encoding YbfB/YjiJ family MFS transporter — encoded protein: MSRLFDRNDNLAILIAGIFSIIIGIGVARFAFTGLIPPMLEDHLSIKFVGILASLNFAGYLTGSILSVFLKDINQKVLFYRMGIVLAIATTFVLGFSTNDTFWMISRVLGGFAGAMALVVGSAIVMTKLKMESKTKAMGIHFSGIGFSILTTDLIARYVLSLGYTWQDSWIVLSIFAIVLASYAIYILSFDKEVKQNVVKHKFDFSIFTFFVILLIMAYFTEGVGFVVQATFLPDIVNTLPGLEGYGSLTWTLVGLAGIPSCIIWMRLAHNYGSINMIIIALLLQAIGILIPAFTSNIYLNLLSGVLYGGTFIGLVALFMNLGGQLSHGNPVILMGALTTSYGVGQVIAPLYSVYLIEKFGNYDYALYLTAFIVLGGILLLFIAKKFEKERI